The Chitinophagales bacterium region TATATCGGATTTGCGGTGCTGCTAAAATTATTGTTCTTTCCCAACAACAAATAGCCTTCTCTGCTTAGATTTGTTCCCGATGCTCCGTTTATATCGTAGCTTACGCTAGGGTTGAGTTTTATACGCTGAAAGCCATTTGTATGAAAGGTAATAGGGAAATTAAAATCGTTACGAATCTCTAACGAGCCGGGTATGCTACCAAGTCCGGGAGCCCATCCGCAAAAACGTCCAGCAGTTCTTTGATGACCCAAAACGCCAGCAATATCTGCCTGACCAAAACCACATAAAGCGGTTATTGAAAAGCCCAAAAGTAAAATTGATTTTTTCATAGTTTATTGTTTTAAGAGTTTATAAATATATTGATTGTTTTGAGAAGCGATTTGAATAAAAAGTAACCCTGCGTTGTAACTGCTTACATCAAGTTGTAAATTGTTTGAAGTAATGCTCTGTTTAAAATAAAACTGTTGCCCAAGCGAATTAAAAACGGTTAGATTAAACGGAGTATTAAAACTGTTTTGAATGGTAACAAAATCAGTTGCAGGGTTCGGGTAAAAAGAATACTGGTTATTAAAGTTGTTTTCTTGAACACCTGTGTAGTTGTAATTATAAACGTAAGATGAATCCATACTTACGCAAACATCATCTAAATAATAGTAAGCATTGTCGGAGAAGTCGGAGAAAAACTTTACTGTATCGGTATTGGCATCATCATAAAAATTACCAATTATCAAATAATTGTATGAAGAATCGGCCACAAAAGAACCTGCTATTCTTGTCCAATTCAATGTATCGGTAATAACCAAATCGGTAAATACAGGAGGACTATTAGTAATGTTGCAGGGATAAATGCCCGTTGCGAACATAGCCCCAATTTTATTTGAAGCACAATTTGCTTGAATAAAGTTTGTAAGAGATAAAGCCACCTTGAATGAAATATAATATTTCGTTCCGATTGTCAAAGGGGTTGTAAGTAAACAGGCTGGAAATTCCCTTGCATTAAGAGAAGTATTTGAATATGCAGCAAAACCTACATAAGCACTACCATTGGTTGGCATTTGATAACCAGCCCAATTATTAGGAACTCCCATATCAAACTCGTTACAGGTACAATAAAAATCAGGACTGCCACAAAAAGAAATCCATCCGGTAGCCTTATTTATATCTCCTGCTGCATACGGACAGCTTACCGTATCTTCAAAGGAGGGATTCGGCACGAGGTTTTGTGCCATGCAAAAGCTACAACAGCAAGAGAAGAAAAAAAGTAGAGCGTGTTGCATACGCCAAAGAGTTTTTACATGAGATAAAAGAACAATTTCATTTTTTTTAAGTACAATGAATGTTAGATAAAGATAAGATTTGAAATGATAGCTGTTTCGGTAGTGCCTAAAACCATAACAAAGCCATTTTTGGTTCACCAAAATATAACATACGGCTCAAGAGCAATAAAAAGAGAATGAGCTTTATTTTTTTACTTAGTGAGTTTGAAATTTCCCCTTTCACACACAAAAAAAACGCGCATTTGTGGCGTTGGGTTTTCATTTTTACGCCTCTGTTTTTACTACCCGTGTACTGCCATAGTTAATCTTAAACATGAATGTCCCAACAGGCAAATTCGCTAAATCCAAAAATAATCTACTACTTGATTTTTTGCAAAATTTGAGGGCGGACAAGTCTGGTGTATAATTTGATTTTTGTATGAAGAAGTAAAACTCTTTTGGGTGTAGGCTTTGTTATATTTAACTAAAAATAATGCTTTTGGCATTTCTTCCAGGCTTTTCGCTTTCTTATATTTTATCTTTTTAGTAGCCATAGGCTATTTACTTGTCAGGACGCAGGCGCAGCCCACAGAAAAGGCGAGGCGTTTTTTACACTTGCTATTGGCTTTATTACTCGTTTCCGGTATAGCGCCAGCGCTCTTGTGCTTTTAAATCGTGTGTGCCGATTTTTTTCCTGTGCTTTGATGTGGCAGGCGGGGCAAAAAGTACATCAAAGTTTTTATCGTTTTGTATAACAGAAATTGCCTTTTGTAATGGATTATTTAAGGCGTTTGTTATTTGCCAAAATGTATTGGCATCGAACAAATTTCTACCCAAATTTGCTTTTACTACAATAGATAAAAGTTTAGCCGAGCGTTTTAAATCGTGCTCTTTTGAGGTGCGGTATTCTTTTTCGCCCAGTTTAAGTGTGGTAAAAGATTTTATGGTAGTGTCTTCTTTTGGAGCAGTTACGTCATTTAAAAACGATGAGTCTTTTTCTGCCATAGCAAAAAGCCCTTGCAATAGCGAGTCGGGTAGTGTGTAGTTGTTTACAAAATGCTCGCTGCTTGGGAACTGCTTTTTTAATGAATCTCTATGCTTATCTAAATACTCCATGCAGTATTGGTAAATGAGCCCCCTGCGTACTAATGAGTTGTAGTAACGCGAACCATTAGAAGTGTCTATTGGCACAAAGTAATCCGGCATTACGGCTCCTCCGCCATAAACTGTTCTGCCTGCAAAAATGGTTTTGTATTTCAGAGAATCCGGTTGTTTGAAAGTGTCGGCACCGAAGAGTTCGCCACTGTTGTATCTGCGCATATATTCATCGTTGTAGTCTTTTTTTCCTTTTTCGTAAGGGCGCTGGATGCAACGGTTACTTGGAATGTAATAATGTGCGGTGGTGAGTTTTATTTGTGAACCATCGGGTAGTGAAAATGGTTTTTGTACCAAGCCTTTGCCCCATGTTCGCCTGCCTACCAATAAACCGCGGTCGTTGTCTTGAATACAGCCCGAAAGAATTTCGCTGGCAGAAGCTGAACTTTCATTGATGAGTACTACTACTTTCCCTGTTTTAAAAGTGCCATTGCCATTTGCTTTGCTTTCGCTTTTAGCACTATGGATTCCTTGAGTGTACACAATCATTTGGTCTTTTTCTAAAAATTGATTGCATAAGTCTATGGCAGTGTAGAGGTATCCTCCGGTATTGTCTTGCAAATCTACGATGATGTTTTTCATTCCTTGTGCGCGCATTTGAGCTACTGCTTGCAAAAACTCTTGTGAGGTGGTTGCTGCAAAGCGTGAAATTTTTATATAGCCAACTTCCGGGGCAACCATGTAATGTGCTTCTACGCTGTGGATAGGAATTTTATCGCGCTGAATAATAAATTCAATAGGCTGCTCATATCCTTTGCGTACTATGCCTACTCTTACTTTGCTGCCTTTGGTACCGCGTAAGTGCTTTACTACCCAATTATTGTCTAACCCTTTAAATGTGGCAGTAGTATCATCTACTTTCACAATTCTATCGCCAACGCGCACACCTACTTTTTCTGCCGGGCAGCCGCTGATTACTTCTTGCACGGTAATGGTATCTTTTAGTATTTGGAAAGAAATTCCAATACCTTCAAAATTGGCTTGCAGTGGTTCTTCGCTTCGTTTTACATCTTCTGCTTTTACATAGGAACTGTGCGGATCGAGGTCTTCTAAAACTTTAATGATAGCATCGTCCACTAGTCTTTTTTCATCTACGGTATCGGTGTAGTAAGTTTTTACGATATTGAGAATATCTTTAAACTTTTGTCCTTGGTCGTAACCTGGAATTTGTGCATTTAATGAAATGGTAACGAAGAGTAGTAATAGGACAGCAACTGAGTTGAACTTCATAATAATTTTAACCTGATTATAGTTTGATACAAAAGGGTGTGTGATTTATTTTTTCTCTGCCTCAAGTACTTTTTTCAGTTCTTCGGCTCCTAAGGTTGGCAGGCGTTCTTCTTTAGCTCTTAGTATGGCATAGTCGCAAGCTTTTATGGCTTCTTTTATATTACCATTTTTATAGAGCAGATAGGCATACGTAATATTGTTGGTGGAGGTGTTTTTTAAATTAACGGCTTCTAATGCCCATTTTTCTGCCTTTTTTAAGAGTGCTTTGTCGTTTACATTCAGGTAGTAGTTCCACGCAATATCGTTGAGCACAAATGGGTCTTTGCTATTTAACTTTTTTAAGTAGCCGGTAGCATATTTGTCGTAGCTCACCCAATCGTTGTTGCGTGCGGCATATTCCATGCTCAGTTTGTTTATTTGCTCGTTGGCATCTGCTGCGCCAAATGCTTGTAATGTTTTTATGCCAGTATCGAAAATAGATTTATCGTTTTTGCTAATAGCATCTTTCATGCTTCTTTCTGCTAGTTGGTTTAGTTTTCCGGCAACTACTTTTTCGCCTATTACTTGCGAATAGTAGTTTTTGTTTTTAAGAAGGTATGGCATGCCCGGTGAACGAACATGGGTGGTGTAGGTAAATATTTCTTTAGTTATTTTTTCGTTTTGAAGGTCTTGTACGGTAAGTACTTTTAGCCATTCTTCCAGTTCCTTGTCTATGTTTACGCCTTCATTAAAAAGTGCTTCTACATATTTTTGCATAAATTCTGCGGAGCGTTCTCCGGTATTGTATTTTGTGCGTAGTTCATTTAGCATGCCGGGTGTTTGGTTGTTGGCTTGCTTGCCCGATGCAATAAGTGTGGTGGGGTCTGCCAGGCCTACCAATCGGTTTACTACTTTTCTATTGCCATCTATCCAAAGCATGGTAGGGTAGGCGCGTACTCCAAATTCGGCTGCTATGGATGGACCTTCGCCTTTTTCCATATCGAATTTTGAGTTTATGAATTTAAGATTGAAATAATTGCCTACTTCTTCTTTAGGAAATACATCGGCAGCTAATCTTTTGCAGGGGCCGCACCATGTGGTGTAGCAATCCATGAAGATGATTTTGTTTTCTTTTCTGGCTTGCTCCAATAGTTGGTCGAATGTTTTTCCTTCTTCAAAAACGATGCCTTGTGCCTGTGTTTGAAGTGCAAAAAGCGGCAGGAGTAGCAAAATTAGTGCGTAGTTTTTCATAAAGAATGATTAGCTGTTTTTCCAAATATTGGCGAGTTCCAAATTTATCTTTTTGCCGTAAAAAATTTGGGTTGTTTGTTCAAAACTTTCTGTGTAGTCGCTTACATAAAATTCGTGTTCACCGCCATTTTTGTCGTTGAGTAAATAGAGCCTTTCTAACTCAAGTTGTACCTCGCGGGCAACAAAGGTGGTATTGTCGAATATCTTTACGCTTGGAGGTAGCAGTGTTGCAATTTTGTCTTTTATGAGCGGGTAGTGGGTGCAGGCTAAAATTAAGGCGTCAATTCCGTGGAACTCATCTCGCTCAAGGTAGTATTTTAGTACGCCATCTATTGTTTGGTTCGATGCAAAGCCTGCTTCGATCATGGGTGCAAGCAAAGGTGTTGCCAGCGAAACGGTTTGCAAGTTTGGTTTTTCTTGTTTAAAAAGTAGCTCGTAGATGCCGGATTGCACGGTTGCTTGTGTGCCAATAATGCCAATTTTTTGAATACTATCGTCTTGTATTACCGCGCGCACTACGGGGCGAATTACTCCAAAAATATGAATATCGTCTTTGTATAGCTCGCGTAAAAATGGGTAAGAAACGGATGTGGCAGAATTGCAGGCAACTACAATTGCCTTGCATCCTTTTTCAATTAAAAAATCGGATATAATATAAGAGTATTGCTTTATGGCGCGTGCAGATTTGTCGCCATACGGCAGGTGGGCTGTATCGCCAAAGTAAATTAGTTTTTCGTTTGGCAATAGCTTAGAAATGGCATTGGCGACCGTTAAGCCGCCAATGCCACTATCAAAAACCCCAATTGGTTGATGTTTATTAAGTTTCAATTGTTATTATTTTGTGCCTGTAGGTTTTGCCGATGCAGGTGTGGTTGTTTTAGGTGCTGCTGGTGTTGCCGGTGTGGAAGCTGCAATTTTTTTCTTTACAGATTCTGTAACATCAAATTCTCCTTTTGGAAAGTATGGAACACCTCCGGCAGCAATATCTAAAATATAGGTGTAGCCGCCTTCTTTAGCTGCTTCTTCTAGTAGTTTCATGTATTTATCGTTAATGGGTTTCATTAACTCTAATTGATATTTTTCGAGTTCGCCTTGTACTTTTTCTTCGAAGGCTTGGATACGTCTTTGGAGGTCTTGCAGTTCTTGTATTTTGGCTTCCAAGATTGCTTCCATCATATTTTTACCATTGTCTTGTACGTCTTTGCTTTTGGCTTCATACTCTTTATACATGGTTTCGAGTACTTTGGTGTACTCGCCTTTTTTCTTTTCTAAGGCTTCTTGCATTTGTTTAAACTCCGGCATGGCGTGTAGCACTTCAGCCGAGTTTAGGTGTCCGATTTTTTGAGTTTGAGCAGATGCGCTGGAGATTGCCAATGCGCTGAAAATGATTACTAACAGTTTTTTCATTTTATGTTTTTAAATTAAAAAAGGTGTGCGAAAATAGAAACTTCGGTTAAATAACATATTTACTTGCTGCCACCTGTGGTGGGGGTAGCTGTAGCTGTTTTAGAAATGCCTAAAGCAGAAAGTATGTCTTCGCTTTTATTTAGCCTTTCGTTATAGTAGAGTAGCGAAGGTCCGCTGGATTTGTCTAAAATTAAATCGTAGCTTTTGGCTTCGGCATATTTTTTTAACTCGTTATATACTTTGTCTTGTATTGGTTTTACCAGTTCTTGGCGCTTTTTAAACAGTTCGCCATTGGGGCCGAATTTCGATTTTTGAAATTCTTTCACATCTTTTTCGCGTGCTTCAATTTCTTTAATGCGTTGTTGTTTCATCTGGTCTGTAAGCAATACTTGCTCCGATTGAAATTTTCGATAGGCGTTATCTACTTCTTTCATTTGTGTTTCTACATCTTTTTGCCAGCCTTCGGCAATTTTATCTAATTGGGCTTGGGCATCTTGGTATTGCTGCATTTTTGAGAGTATGTATTCTACATCTACAATACAGTACTTTTGTGCATTTACAGTTAAAGCTGTTGCGGCTGTAAATAGTAAAATGAGTATTTTTTTCATGGTGAACTAATTTGCGAAATTGGAAACGAAGATGTGTGCAAAAGATTATTGTACCTAATTTTCTTAACAGAACTTATCAAATTCGTGAGGTTGAAAATTGTTTAGCTTTCTAAATCGGGTTCTAAACCAAGTAGTTGTTGGAATCTTTTCATGTATTTGTTTTTCTCTAAGAGGCGTTTTACTTTTTCTTCATCGGTATAATAGATTTTAGTAGCGGAGGTATTGTTTATTTTATCTACGGTAACTACTACTTGTAATGTTACGCCTGTGTGTAGTTTAAAGTATTTTTCGAGTGCTATAATTTCTTCGCTTATTTTATCGTATTGGGTTTGAGCTTGCACACGTACTTCTACTTTTGATTCGTGTAAAATCAATGTGGGCAAATAAGTAGAAAAGAGTGCTTTTGCTCCGCGTTTTACTTCGGGCAGTTGCTCGCTGAATTTTTTCCAAATAAGCAGGGTGTTTTCTTGATTTAGTTCAAGAATCTCTATGTTTTTGGGATTGAAAATTTCTTGCTGCTCTGTATTTTGTTGAATGGCATCAACCTTTTTTTCTTCACTATTGTACGCATTTAAAACCTTGGCAGTTCTGCGAATAAGTGGTGGTTGAGAGGCAGGAGGAGTATGTTGCTCTATGGGTGGTGAACCAATGGCGGTAGATGTTGCCGCAGGTTTGGTTGGTACTATAGGTGCAGCAGTATGTTGCTGAATGAGATTGGCTAACTCTTCGGCTTCGTTTTCTTCTGCTGTGTTCAGTTCATTAGTTTTTTTTTTGTCGGCTACGAGGCCAACTTCACTTAAACGATTTACAAAACACATCTTTACCAATGCAAGCTCAACCGTGAGTCGTTTATTCTTGCTTTGCTTGTAGCGCACATCGCATTCATTGCCTAATGCCAAACAGTTAATTAGAAAGTTTCCTGAGGCAATGGCGGCTTGCTGCACATATCTTTCTTTTAGGCCGGAGCTTAATTCTAATACTTTTGCAGTGGCTTCACTTTTGCAGAAAAGCAGGCTTCTGAAATGTTCGCACAAACCAATAATAAAGTCATCGCCTTCAAAACCTTTTTGTATGATTTGCTGAAACAGTAGCAATAAGTCCGAAACATTTTCAGCTAGCAATGCTTCGGTTATCTTAAAGTAGTAGTCGTAATCGAGCACATTTAAGTTTTCCAATACTTCGGCATATACCAATTTGCCTCCACCAAAACTTACTAACCTATCGAGCATACTAAGCGAATCGCGCATGCCGCCATCGGCTTTTTGCGCAATTACATGCAGTGTATCTTCATCGAAAGGAATACTTTCTTTAGTGCAAATGTCGCGCAGGTGGTTTACAATTGTTTCAACCGGAATTCTTCTAAAATCGAATACTTGGCAACGCGAAAGAATGGTGGGTAGTATTTTGTGTTTTTCGGTAGTGGCAAGAATAAACTTACAATATGCCGGAGGTTCCTCTAAAGTTTTAAGAAAAGCATTGAATGCCGCTTGCGACAGCATGTGTACCTCATCTATAATGTAAATTTTAAACTTACCGCTTTGCGGAGGAAAACGCACTTGGTTTACCAGTTCGCGAATATCGTCTACCGAATTGTTGGAGGCTGCATCTAATTCATAAATATTGAATGAACTATTTTGTGCAAATGAGCTACAAGATTTACAAGTGCCGCAAGCTTCAAAATTAGCGGTGGGGGTCTCGCAATTAATAGTTTTTGCTAGAATACGAGCAGCAGTGGTTTTGCCCACACCACGTGGTCCGCAAAATAAAAAGGCGTGTGCTAGTTTGCCACTTTTAATGGCATTGCGCAATGTGTTGCTCACATGCTCTTGCCCTACCATGTCTAAAAACAACTGTGGGCGATATTTTCTTGCACTAACTAAAAAATCTGACATTGTACGCACAAACGTAAACGATTTTTTTTCTTATCAAAACCTTTATAGTGCGTAATAAACAGAACGTTCATAAGTTGAAAACATCTTGGAGTAACACTGCTCGGTTTTCTATTTTCGAGCTATGATTCAGTATCAGCAGTTGCTACAGCATATTCTAGATTCAGGTACATTTAAAAGCGACCGCACCGGTACGGGAACGTATAGTGTGTTTGGCTATCAAATGCGGTTCAATCTTCAAGATGGATTTCCATTGGTTACTACCAAAAAACTGCATTTAAAATCTATTATACATGAGTTGCTTTGGTTCTTGAAAGGAGAAAGCAATATTCGCTATTTGTGTAAAAATGGCGTGCGCATTTGGGACGATTGGCCTTATGCCAAATACAAAGCAAGTACAGAGTTTGGCGGTGAAGACATGAAAGCATTTGCCGCAAGAATAGCTTCGGATGAAGCCTTTGCCGAATGCTGGGGCAACTTGGGTCCTGTGTATGGTGTGCAGTGGCGCAGTTGGCAAGGTGCACAAGGCGAAACTATAGACCAAATCTCGGAATTGATACAGCAGTTAAAAAGCAATCCCGATTCGAGACGCTTAATAGTAAGTGCATGGAATGTGCCGTATATTAACCAAATGGCATTGCCGCCTTGCCATACTATGTTTCAGTTTTATACAGCAATAGATGAGGCAAGCGGTAAGCGAAAACTAAGTTGCCAGCTATACCAGCGCAGTGCCGATGTGTTTTTAGGTGTGCCGTTCAATATAGCATCGTATGCTCTTTTTACCATGATGGTGGCTCAAGTTTGCGATATGGTTCCGGGCGATTTTGTGCATACTTTGGGCGATGCACATTTGTATGCCAACCATATTGAGCAGTCGCGCACGCAATTAAAGCGTGAGCCATTTGCGCTGCCAACTATGCGTATAAATAGTGCTGTAAAAGATATTTTTGAATTTGCTTTTGAAGATTTTACGCTCGAAAACTATCAGGCACACCCTCACATTGCTGCAGAAGTTGCTGTGTAGTTTGCTCGCTGCGCAAAATTGCAAGGCGCATTTTGTGATTGAAAAAAATATGTACGTTTACCATTTAAAATACTAGATATAGGATATGGCAGAGGCTATTCGCTTAGGAAGGATGACAGACACAATGGAAGAAGGATTTATGGCTGACATAACCATAAAAGTGGGTGATGTGATAAAAGTTGGCGATGCAATTGCAGAGGTAGAAACAGACAAAGCAACATTGCCCTTAGAGTCGTATTTTGCAGGAAAAGTATTGCATGTACAAGCTAAGAAAGGCGATTCGCTAAAAATAGGAGATTTAATTGCCATAGTTGGAAAGGAAGGTGAAAACTTCGATAGTTTACTAACTGCATCGGCAACACCAGCACAGGAATCTACTGCGGTGCAAACGCCATCGCAAGCAAATACTCCGGTAGTAGAAATACCGGCAGCTCCGGCAGTGGTAAATGAGCCATCTTTGCAAGAAGGCAGGGTAAAAGCAAGCCCACTAGCTAAGAAATTGGCTGAAGATAAAGGCATTGATATTCGAAGCGTAAAAGGTTCTGGCGAAGATGGCAGAATAGTAAAACGCGATTTAGAAAACTATACTCAGGTGCAGCCGACAAGGCAATTTGTTGGAAAAGAATCATTTAAGGAGGTTCGAGTGTCGCAAATGCGAAAAGCAATTGCAAGGCGCTTGAGCGATAGCTTTTTTACTGCTCCTCATTTTTATCTTACTGCAGATATTCACATGGATAAAGCGGTAGTTTTTCGTACGGAGTTAAATGAAATTAAAGGACAAAAAGTTAGTTTCAACGATTTGGTTGTAAAAGCCGTTGCCTTGGCATTGCGTGAACATCCGGCCATAAATGCCAGTTGGTTGGGCGAAACTATCAGGTATAATGAACATATACACATTGGTATTGCCGTGGCAGTAGAGGAAGGCTTGGTGGTGCCCGTAGTGCGTTTTGCCGATGGTAAGGATTTGAGCAGCATTGCCACAGAATCTAAGACCTTAGCACAAAAGGCTACATCTAAGAAATTATTGCCGGAAGATATGCAGGGTAACACCTTTACGGTTTCTAACCTCGGCATGTTTGGTATAGAGGAGTTTACGGCAATCATAAATACTCCCGATGCTTGTATTTTATCTGTAGGAGCATTGCGCGATGAGGTAGCCGTTGTAAACGGACAAATACAAGCGGTTAAGCGTATGAAAATTACATTAGGTTGCGATCACCGCGTGGTGGATGGTGCAACCGGAGCTAAATTTTTGCAGGCTGTACGCAAAAATTTAGAAGAGCCATTGCGGTTAGTACTGTAGGGAAGCATTATCTTTTTTAATTGAAGGTGTTGGCTGCTCCAACATAAATGCGCTTATTCGTTTTAGTATAAAACGAAACATGGCAACTCATCAACTTTCGAAACAAATAGGGTTATTTACAGGCATTGCTTTTGTAGTAGGCGGAGTAATTGGCATGGGCGCATTTGTGCTTATTCCATTAATTTGTGCCAAAGCCTATGGTGCAGCTTGGTTAAGCATCACTATTGCAGTGGTAATAAATTTACTCAGTGTTTTTCCGCTTATTCAGCTTTCGGCTGCGTACCCGGTGGCTGGTGGTGGTTACGAGTACGGAAAACTATTTTTTGGTAGAACAACAGGTATTGTATTCAGCGCTTGGGCACTGATGGGCGGAGCAGCCTCGGTAGCATTAGTGGCTTATGGTTTGGTAGAGAGCTTCCAAACGGTGATGCACATTCCACTTTCAAACCATTTGCTTTCTATTTTATTGATACTGCTATTTTGGGGTGTTTTTTTAACGGGTGTAAAAACATTGGCAGCATTGCAGATTGCCATGGTGGTGCAAATGTTGCTTGCAATTTTACTTTATACATTACCAACATTATTAGAGCACTACAATCAAGTACAGTTTTCATTACCCACAGAGGGGGGAAGTTTTTTTATGGCAATTGTTTTCTCCTTTAATATCTGTTTAGGTTTTCAGATTATTATGGAGTTGGGAGAAGAAATGGAAGACCCTAAACGGAATATTCCACTTTCGTTGTTGATTGGAGGTGGCATAGTTTGGCTGGTATATATTTTAATTACGGCTGCATACATTGGTGCTGTGGGTGTAGAAAATTTATCGTTGAAACCGGAAATGGTTTCAACTGTCGATGCCATTCTTCCAGCATGGGCAATTTATTTTGTACGACTTGGCATTATTAGTGCAGGCGTAACTTGTTTTGTGGGAGCAGGACTGGCCATTCCCCGCGAAGTGTTTGTGCTTTCGCGCGATAGAGTGTTGCCTTCTAAATTTTCGGAGGTAAGTAAAAATGGAACGCCTAAACATGCCGTAAATTTTTTCTTTTCGCTGGTGTGTGTGTTATTGTTGGTAGGAGAGGTGTTTGAACAAACGGGCATACTCGTCTATTTTTTCGGGAAAGATACTATTGAGTTTTACGGATTCCTTACCATCATTGGTATTATGGCACTGGGCGGAGGTGTGTCATTAGTAGCATTGCGATTGCAAACCCAAATGCCGGATGCATTAGAAAAGGCATACATAAAGTTTCATCCCTTATTGCTGAAATTTTTAGTGGCGATTTCTATATTGGCTTCATTGTTTTTAATAGCATTGGTAAGCACTAAATGGCTGGTGCCTGCTTGTTTTGCAGGTGTTACAATTTTAGCAATGATTATGGCAAAAGTATTAGAAAAAGACCCTAATTTGTAAGCCCGTTTTTTGATAGTTATTTTACAATAAACAAGGAGAAAAGATGTTTAAAAAAATTCCACAACAAGGATTAAGCAAACAAGAAATATTCAACCAATTAGAAGACTTTAAAAAGCAAGATGCCGATTGGAAGCGCGGGCGCGTTTTTAGCTTGGTATTTTACCCCGGAGAAGAGGCTGCTGCAGTAATGCAAGATGCTTACCGCATGTTTGGTTTAGAAAACGGACTAAACCCAACCGTGTTTAAAAGCTTAAAGCGTATGGAGGGCGATGTGATTTCTTTTACAGGCAGTTTGCTACACGCTCCGGAAACTGCTGTTGGAAGCATGACTTCGGGAGGAACTGAAAGCATAATATGTGCTGTAAAAGCTGCCAAAAAGTTTGCACATAGTAAAAATAAAAACTTAGTACGCGGCAATATTGTAATGCCGGAAAGTGCCCATCCTGCATTTAATAAAGCTGCCGATTACTTTGATTTAGAAATGCGCACCGTGCATTGCTTAGGCGATGGACTTGAACCGGATATGGTGCAATACCAATCACTTATAGATGCCAATACCATTATGATTGTTGGCTCTTCTCCGGCTTATCCGCACGGGCATATTGATCCGCTGCATGAGTTGAATAAAATTGCAATAGAAAAAGATTTGTGGTTTCATGT contains the following coding sequences:
- a CDS encoding S41 family peptidase, encoding MKFNSVAVLLLLFVTISLNAQIPGYDQGQKFKDILNIVKTYYTDTVDEKRLVDDAIIKVLEDLDPHSSYVKAEDVKRSEEPLQANFEGIGISFQILKDTITVQEVISGCPAEKVGVRVGDRIVKVDDTTATFKGLDNNWVVKHLRGTKGSKVRVGIVRKGYEQPIEFIIQRDKIPIHSVEAHYMVAPEVGYIKISRFAATTSQEFLQAVAQMRAQGMKNIIVDLQDNTGGYLYTAIDLCNQFLEKDQMIVYTQGIHSAKSESKANGNGTFKTGKVVVLINESSASASEILSGCIQDNDRGLLVGRRTWGKGLVQKPFSLPDGSQIKLTTAHYYIPSNRCIQRPYEKGKKDYNDEYMRRYNSGELFGADTFKQPDSLKYKTIFAGRTVYGGGAVMPDYFVPIDTSNGSRYYNSLVRRGLIYQYCMEYLDKHRDSLKKQFPSSEHFVNNYTLPDSLLQGLFAMAEKDSSFLNDVTAPKEDTTIKSFTTLKLGEKEYRTSKEHDLKRSAKLLSIVVKANLGRNLFDANTFWQITNALNNPLQKAISVIQNDKNFDVLFAPPATSKHRKKIGTHDLKAQERWRYTGNE
- the murI gene encoding glutamate racemase — encoded protein: MKLNKHQPIGVFDSGIGGLTVANAISKLLPNEKLIYFGDTAHLPYGDKSARAIKQYSYIISDFLIEKGCKAIVVACNSATSVSYPFLRELYKDDIHIFGVIRPVVRAVIQDDSIQKIGIIGTQATVQSGIYELLFKQEKPNLQTVSLATPLLAPMIEAGFASNQTIDGVLKYYLERDEFHGIDALILACTHYPLIKDKIATLLPPSVKIFDNTTFVAREVQLELERLYLLNDKNGGEHEFYVSDYTESFEQTTQIFYGKKINLELANIWKNS
- a CDS encoding OmpH family outer membrane protein, with product MKKLLVIIFSALAISSASAQTQKIGHLNSAEVLHAMPEFKQMQEALEKKKGEYTKVLETMYKEYEAKSKDVQDNGKNMMEAILEAKIQELQDLQRRIQAFEEKVQGELEKYQLELMKPINDKYMKLLEEAAKEGGYTYILDIAAGGVPYFPKGEFDVTESVKKKIAASTPATPAAPKTTTPASAKPTGTK
- a CDS encoding OmpH family outer membrane protein, which gives rise to MKKILILLFTAATALTVNAQKYCIVDVEYILSKMQQYQDAQAQLDKIAEGWQKDVETQMKEVDNAYRKFQSEQVLLTDQMKQQRIKEIEAREKDVKEFQKSKFGPNGELFKKRQELVKPIQDKVYNELKKYAEAKSYDLILDKSSGPSLLYYNERLNKSEDILSALGISKTATATPTTGGSK
- a CDS encoding thioredoxin fold domain-containing protein translates to MKNYALILLLLPLFALQTQAQGIVFEEGKTFDQLLEQARKENKIIFMDCYTTWCGPCKRLAADVFPKEEVGNYFNLKFINSKFDMEKGEGPSIAAEFGVRAYPTMLWIDGNRKVVNRLVGLADPTTLIASGKQANNQTPGMLNELRTKYNTGERSAEFMQKYVEALFNEGVNIDKELEEWLKVLTVQDLQNEKITKEIFTYTTHVRSPGMPYLLKNKNYYSQVIGEKVVAGKLNQLAERSMKDAISKNDKSIFDTGIKTLQAFGAADANEQINKLSMEYAARNNDWVSYDKYATGYLKKLNSKDPFVLNDIAWNYYLNVNDKALLKKAEKWALEAVNLKNTSTNNITYAYLLYKNGNIKEAIKACDYAILRAKEERLPTLGAEELKKVLEAEKK
- a CDS encoding T9SS type A sorting domain-containing protein; the encoded protein is MVNQKWLCYGFRHYRNSYHFKSYLYLTFIVLKKNEIVLLSHVKTLWRMQHALLFFFSCCCSFCMAQNLVPNPSFEDTVSCPYAAGDINKATGWISFCGSPDFYCTCNEFDMGVPNNWAGYQMPTNGSAYVGFAAYSNTSLNAREFPACLLTTPLTIGTKYYISFKVALSLTNFIQANCASNKIGAMFATGIYPCNITNSPPVFTDLVITDTLNWTRIAGSFVADSSYNYLIIGNFYDDANTDTVKFFSDFSDNAYYYLDDVCVSMDSSYVYNYNYTGVQENNFNNQYSFYPNPATDFVTIQNSFNTPFNLTVFNSLGQQFYFKQSITSNNLQLDVSSYNAGLLFIQIASQNNQYIYKLLKQ